The Clostridia bacterium DNA segment CGGGGGCTGAATAATAGATCGAGTCTTCAAGCATTTCGTCAATAGATTTTCTCATCTGTTTGAAGGATTCATCCGCATGCTTCATATAATTCTGATATACGGGTTTTGCGTTTTTTGCCAGCTCTTTTCTTATCTCTTCACTCTGTATTACAACAAATCTCCAGGGCTGCAAATTGGCACCTGTAGGAGCATAGTTCCCTGCTTCAATAATAAGTTCCATGTCTTCCCTGCTGATAGGCTGTATACTAAAAAATCTTACAGACCTGCGTTCTTTTATGTTGCGTATTACCTGATTCATTTTTATCATCCTTTCCCGTCTGTCAAAAGACTTTTTATAATAATATTAATTATAGTATATAGATTTTTCTGAAACCCGGCTTTTAAAATACAACCAAATATTTATATAATACTATCATAATAAAGCAAAACACTGGTAACCCATAGATTACCGGTGTTTTGCTTTATTATGACTATTTTAATTTTGGTTTTACAGGAATTAACAGATCTAATTGCATGCATTTATCAAGTTCCTCGTTGCTTAAGTGAAATTTATTAATGTAGTTCAGATGCTCTTCCAAAAGACCGCCCATACACTCGGAGTTACCCCAATCAGGTTCATATTCCTCATTGTTTTTTGCCCATTCACAAAGCCATCCCCATTCTTCAAAATTCCCCATCTGTATCATATGAGCAGCATATAAACCCCCAGCAAATTTCTTTTTTATAAATGGCTCATGTACTTCCATATTGTCGGGAATTGTGACCCATCTCTCATAACCATGATCGCTCCCGTCTGGGTTGCTTCCATCCGGATGGTTAAAACCGTATTGACGCAAGTCAGGTTTTATTTTATGAAGTTCTGTCTTATCCATGAATTTCTTAAGTTCATATGCCGTATCGTATTCAGGTGTACCACCTATGCGCTGAATAGATGCCACAGTTGCGGGCGGAATATATACTATCCTTACATCAGTTAACTTTGACAGCTTGTCGCTTGCTTTCTTTAAATCATCCATTGTTTTTTCCTCCTTAAAATTAATTTTTGTTACAGTTAATGCATCAATGATTTTAAGTAAGGACTCATCAGCCAATAATCTGTGCTTTATATTTACTTCAGTGTTCTCTTTCAGGCGCGATACAAACTCTTCTAAAATAGATTTTATCGTGGATAAAGCAGTTATTTCATCAGATAGCTCTCTTATCTTATCCAGAAAAATTCTTATCGCATCCGCAAATTCTTCCCTTTGCAGAATTAGTTGAATATCCCGTAACGGAATTCTGAGTTTTCTTAAAATAATAATCTGTTTCAGCCTGTTAAGAGAATTTTCATCGTACGAACGATATGCATACCCGTCCATTTTTACACTTTGAATTAATCCGATCTGCTCATAATATCTTATGGTTCTGGTAGATATATTAAAGCTTTTCGATACCATGCTTATTGTCTGTAAGTCCATAGTATCCCCCTTTCAGAAATCAGTATAAAGTGCGACGCGACGTCAAAGTCAAGTGCCAAGTGAATATTTATTTAGCTTTGATTTACAGATTTTTTTATCCGGCAAATTGTTTTACATTGCAATTCAGTTATCCCGACAAACACATCCATAAATTCCAGCATTCGTTTGAATATATCAAAATGTTTTCCTATAACCATACAAAAATTTCTTATCCATTACTACTATCCAATAGTTCTTTAACGTATCATCAGGTACTAATTCTCAATTATATCAATTTACCATAAGCTAGCAGCAGCTTCAATACCTTTTCAGAAGTAAAAAAACGTGACTTCCAATTTGGAAATCACGTTTTTGGTGAACTATCCGTT contains these protein-coding regions:
- a CDS encoding nitroreductase; translated protein: MNQVIRNIKERRSVRFFSIQPISREDMELIIEAGNYAPTGANLQPWRFVVIQSEEIRKELAKNAKPVYQNYMKHADESFKQMRKSIDEMLEDSIYYSAPAIVFVIGKKVLSYAYDCPMVCENMMLAAKSLGIGSCWLGFGQMGLTDDIRASMEIKGDEEIFGPIVFGYPAQGFPEESKRREPVVKWL
- a CDS encoding effector binding domain-containing protein, translating into MDLQTISMVSKSFNISTRTIRYYEQIGLIQSVKMDGYAYRSYDENSLNRLKQIIILRKLRIPLRDIQLILQREEFADAIRIFLDKIRELSDEITALSTIKSILEEFVSRLKENTEVNIKHRLLADESLLKIIDALTVTKINFKEEKTMDDLKKASDKLSKLTDVRIVYIPPATVASIQRIGGTPEYDTAYELKKFMDKTELHKIKPDLRQYGFNHPDGSNPDGSDHGYERWVTIPDNMEVHEPFIKKKFAGGLYAAHMIQMGNFEEWGWLCEWAKNNEEYEPDWGNSECMGGLLEEHLNYINKFHLSNEELDKCMQLDLLIPVKPKLK